One genomic window of Quercus robur chromosome 6, dhQueRobu3.1, whole genome shotgun sequence includes the following:
- the LOC126689388 gene encoding G-type lectin S-receptor-like serine/threonine-protein kinase LECRK3 isoform X1: MALRIIVPCVLMLFSNFNGLHGQISPNMSIGPGITAGSNGSLLSVSGDFAFGFYALQNGLYLVGVWFDRIPEKTLVWSANRDSPAEQGSTIQLTNAGELVFTYANGSTLQIYSGAAASLGIMQNNGNFILRDNSSRILWRSFDSPTNTLLPGQVLDQGQTLYSNAIGSSNSTYSTGDFMLLMQFDGNLVLSAYHFADPGYWTTQTFAANVSLVFDKSASLYLVNGTKDEIYSITKNLSSPVEDYYHRVTVEDGNFQQYIYHKRNGSGWKRVWRANDDPCFVNSVCGIYAMCTSPDNETVSCSCLPGYLQLDPRDVSKGCYQENMVNYCADHSMRNFSTMVIDDADFSPDINNGDLGEVRNVDVEGCKKAVMDDCYTLAASWMNSTCIKKRMPLLNARKSASSKGRVAFIKVPNKKKSEPSPPRKRKNFDTRLLLVIGLIISAAFAFLFGALALYYHPAVRNVLKRWKSANAKTIGINFRDFTLQELREATNGFSKILGRGASGTVYCGSLTSEDTKIDIAVKKLTKGTEKSEKEFTTELKIIGRTHHRNLVRLLGYCVENDQRLLVYELMPNGTLSLFLFKEGEKPTWLQRSELALEIARGLHYMHEECEAQIIHCDMKPENVLLDVKYSAKIADFGLSKLLNKEQTRTDTNVRGTIGYMAPEWLKRGPVTAKVDVYSFGVMLLEIICGRRHIESNRVEEESEKDDLLLSNWVLSCVISGKLEMVVGHEPEALSDFKRFERMALVGLWCINLDPILRPSMKKVLQMLEGTVEVEIPPQVYDDVSNYRKH; encoded by the exons ATGGCTTTAAGGATAATTGTTCCTTGTGTTCTAATgctattttcaaatttcaatggcTTACATGGCCAGATATCTCCTAACATGAGCATAGGTCCTGGCATCACTGCTGGATCCAATGGTTCTTTGCTGTCCGTCTCAGGTGATTTTGCATTTGGATTCTATGCTCTCCAAAACGGCCTCTACCTTGTTGGGGTTTGGTTTGATAGAATTCCAGAGAAAACACTAGTTTGGTCAGCCAACCGTGACAGCCCAGCAGAACAAGGATCAACAATCCAACTGACTAATGCCGGAGAGCTTGTATTCACATATGCTAATGGCAGTACTCTACAAATATATAGTGGAGCTGCTGCAAGTTTAGGCATCATGCAAAATAATGGTAACTTTATCTTAAGAGATAACAGTTCAAGAATCCTTTGGCGGAGCTTTGATTCACCAACAAACACACTCTTGCCGGGTCAAGTTCTAGACCAAGGCCAAACACTCTATTCCAATGCAATAGGAAGTTCAAATTCAACTTACTCTACAGGGGATTTCATGCTGTTAATGCAATTTGATGGAAACTTGGTGCTCTCTGCCTATCATTTTGCTGACCCAGGTTATTGGACCACACAAACCTTTGCAGCCAATGTGAGCCTAGTCTTTGATAAGAGTGCTTCCTTGTACCTTGTCAATGGTACTAAGGATGAAATTTACTCTATAACAAAGAACCTTTCAAGCCCAGTTGAAGACTACTATCATCGAGTAACAGTTGAAGATGGCAATTTCCAACAATATATTTACCATAAAAGAAATGGCAGTGGATGGAAAAGGGTGTGGAGAGCCAATGATGACCCTTGCTTCGTGAATTCTGTATGCGGCATATATGCTATGTGCACTTCTCCAGATAATGAAACAGTGAGCTGTAGTTGCTTGCCGGGCTATCTGCAGTTAGATCCAAGAGATGTATCAAAAGGATGCTACCAGGAAAACATGGTGAATTATTGCGCAGACCATTCAATGAGGAATTTTAGCACAATG GTAATTGATGATGCTGATTTCTCTCCTGATATTAACAATGGAGATTTGGGTGAAGTAAGAAACGTTGATGTGGAGGGATGCAAGAAAGCTGTAATGGATGACTGTTATACCTTGGCTGCTTCCTGGATGAATTCAACCTGTATCAAGAAGAGGATGCCTTTgttaaatgcaagaaaaagtGCTTCCTCCAAAGGCAGAGTGGCATTTATCAAGGTGCCTAATAAGAAGAAGAGTGAGCCAAGTCCTCCAAGGAAAAGGAAGAATTTTGATACACGGCTTCTTTTGGTGATTGGCCTTATAATTAGTGCTgcttttgctttcttgtttggAGCACTTGCCTTGTACTATCACCCTGCCGTTCGGAATGTATTGAAGAGATGGAAGTCAGCAAATGCAAAGACCATTGGAATTAACTTTCGAGATTTCACATTGCAAGAGCTACGTGAAGCAACAAATGGATTTAGTAAGATCCTTGGTCGTGGTGCTTCTGGAACAGTTTACTGTGGTAGTCTAACTTCAGAGGATACCAAGATTGATATTGCTGTGAAGAAGCTAACAAAAGGCACTGAGAAAAGTGAGAAGGAATTTACAACAGAGCTGAAAATAATTGGTCGTACGCATCATAGGAATTTAGTAAGACTATTGGGATATTGCGTTGAGAACGATCAGAGACTTTTAGTTTATGAGCTAATGCCAAATGGAACATTGTCCCTTTTTCTGTTCAAGGAGGGGGAGAAACCAACTTGGCTTCAGAGATCTGAATTGGCGCTTGAAATAGCTAGAGGCTTACATTACATGCATGAAGAATGTGAGGCTCAGATCATACATTGTGACATGAAGCCCGAGAATGTGCTACTTGATGTCAAATATAGTGCAAAGATAGCAGATTTTGGACTATCCAAGCTTTTGAATAAAGAGCAAACTAGAACTGACACCAATGTTAGAGGCACTATAGGATATATGGCACCAGAATGGCTTAAGAGGGGACCTGTTACTGCCAAAGTGGATGTTTACAGTTTTGGTGTGATGTTACTAGAGATAATTTGCGGAAGAAGACACATAGAATCAAACCGGGTTGAGGAGGAGAGTGAAAAGGATGATCTACTACTTTCAAATTGGGTTCTAAGTTGTGTGATTTCTGGGAAGCTAGAGATGGTGGTGGGACATGAACCCGAAGCATTGAGCGATTTCAAGAGGTTTGAGCGAATGGCCTTGGTGGGATTATGGTGCATTAATCTGGATCCGATTCTCAGGCCCTCTATGAAGAAAGTGTTACAAATGCTGGAAGGAACAGTGGAAGTTGAGATACCACCGCAGGTTTATGATGATGTTTCAAACTATCGAAAGCATTAG
- the LOC126689388 gene encoding G-type lectin S-receptor-like serine/threonine-protein kinase LECRK3 isoform X2 has translation MALRIIVPCVLMLFSNFNGLHGQISPNMSIGPGITAGSNGSLLSVSGDFAFGFYALQNGLYLVGVWFDRIPEKTLVWSANRDSPAEQGSTIQLTNAGELVFTYANGSTLQIYSGAAASLGIMQNNGNFILRDNSSRILWRSFDSPTNTLLPGQVLDQGQTLYSNAIGSSNSTYSTGDFMLLMQFDGNLVLSAYHFADPGYWTTQTFAANVSLVFDKSASLYLVNGTKDEIYSITKNLSSPVEDYYHRVTVEDGNFQQYIYHKRNGSGWKRVWRANDDPCFVNSVCGIYAMCTSPDNETVSCSCLPGYLQLDPRDVSKGCYQENMVNYCADHSMRNFSTMVIDDADFSPDINNGDLGEVRNVDVEGCKKAVMDDCYTLAASWMNSTCIKKRMPLLNARKSASSKGRVAFIKVPNKKKSEPSPPRKRKNFDTRLLLVIGLIISAAFAFLFGALALYYHPAVRNVLKRWKSANAKTIGINFRDFTLQELREATNGFSKILGRGASGTVYCGSLTSEDTKIDIAVKKLTKGTEKSEKEFTTELKIIGRTHHRNLVRLLGYCVENDQRLLVYELMPNGTLSLFLFKEGEKPTWLQRSELALEIARGLHYMHEECEAQIIHCDMKPENVLLDVKYSAKIADFGLSKLLNKEQTRTDTNVRGTIGYMAPEWLKRGPVTAKVDVYSFGVMLLEIICGRRHIESNRVEEESEKDDLLLSNWVLSCVISGKLEMVVGHEPEALSDFKRFERMALVGLWCINLDPILRPSMKKVLQMLEGTVEVEIPPQVYDDVSNYRKH, from the exons ATGGCTTTAAGGATAATTGTTCCTTGTGTTCTAATgctattttcaaatttcaatggcTTACATGGCCAGATATCTCCTAACATGAGCATAGGTCCTGGCATCACTGCTGGATCCAATGGTTCTTTGCTGTCCGTCTCAGGTGATTTTGCATTTGGATTCTATGCTCTCCAAAACGGCCTCTACCTTGTTGGGGTTTGGTTTGATAGAATTCCAGAGAAAACACTAGTTTGGTCAGCCAACCGTGACAGCCCAGCAGAACAAGGATCAACAATCCAACTGACTAATGCCGGAGAGCTTGTATTCACATATGCTAATGGCAGTACTCTACAAATATATAGTGGAGCTGCTGCAAGTTTAGGCATCATGCAAAATAATGGTAACTTTATCTTAAGAGATAACAGTTCAAGAATCCTTTGGCGGAGCTTTGATTCACCAACAAACACACTCTTGCCGGGTCAAGTTCTAGACCAAGGCCAAACACTCTATTCCAATGCAATAGGAAGTTCAAATTCAACTTACTCTACAGGGGATTTCATGCTGTTAATGCAATTTGATGGAAACTTGGTGCTCTCTGCCTATCATTTTGCTGACCCAGGTTATTGGACCACACAAACCTTTGCAGCCAATGTGAGCCTAGTCTTTGATAAGAGTGCTTCCTTGTACCTTGTCAATGGTACTAAGGATGAAATTTACTCTATAACAAAGAACCTTTCAAGCCCAGTTGAAGACTACTATCATCGAGTAACAGTTGAAGATGGCAATTTCCAACAATATATTTACCATAAAAGAAATGGCAGTGGATGGAAAAGGGTGTGGAGAGCCAATGATGACCCTTGCTTCGTGAATTCTGTATGCGGCATATATGCTATGTGCACTTCTCCAGATAATGAAACAGTGAGCTGTAGTTGCTTGCCGGGCTATCTGCAGTTAGATCCAAGAGATGTATCAAAAGGATGCTACCAGGAAAACATGGTGAATTATTGCGCAGACCATTCAATGAGGAATTTTAGCACAATG GTAATTGATGATGCTGATTTCTCTCCTGATATTAACAATGGAGATTTGGGTGAAGTAAGAAACGTTGATGTGGAGGGATGCAAGAAAGCTGTAATGGATGACTGTTATACCTTGGCTGCTTCCTGGATGAATTCAACCTGTATCAAGAAGAGGATGCCTTTgttaaatgcaagaaaaagtGCTTCCTCCAAAGGCAGAGTGGCATTTATCAAGGTGCCTAATAAGAAGAAGAGTGAGCCAAGTCCTCCAAGGAAAAGGAAGAATTTTGATACACGGCTTCTTTTGGTGATTGGCCTTATAATTAGTGCTgcttttgctttcttgtttggAGCACTTGCCTTGTACTATCACCCTGCCGTTCGGAATGTATTGAAGAGATGGAAGTCAGCAAATGCAAAGACCATTGGAATTAACTTTCGAGATTTCACATTGCAAGAGCTACGTGAAGCAACAAATGGATTTAGTAAGATCCTTGGTCGTGGTGCTTCTGGAACAGTTTACTGTGGTAGTCTAACTTCAGAGGATACCAAGATTGATATTGCTGTGAAGAAGCTAACAAAAGGCACTGAGAAAAGTGAGAAGGAATTTACAACAGAGCTGAAAATAATTGGTCGTACGCATCATAGGAATTTAGTAAGACTATTGGGATATTGCGTTGAGAACGATCAGAGACTTTTAGTTTATGAGCTAATGCCAAATGGAACATTGTCCCTTTTTCTGTTCAAGGAGGGGGAGAAACCAACTTGGCTTCAGAGATCTGAATTGGCGCTTGAAATAGCTAGAGGCTTACATTACATGCATGAAGAATGTGAGGCTCAGATCATACATTGTGACATGAAGCCCGAGAATGTGCTACTTGATGTCAAATATAGTGCAAAGATAGCAGATTTTGGACTATCCAAGCTTTTGAATAAAGAGCAAACTAGAACTGACACCAATGTTAGAGGCACTATAGGATATATGGCACCAGAATGGCTTAAGAGGGGACCTGTTACTGCCAAAGTGGATGTTTACAGTTTTGGTGTGATGTTACTAGAGATAATTTGCGGAAGAAGACACATAGAATCAAACCGGGTTGAGGAGGAGAGTGAAAAGGATGATCTACTACTTTCAAATTGGGTTCTAAGTTGTGTGATTTCTGGGAAGCTAGAGATGGTGGTGGGACATGAACCCGAAGCATTGAGCGATTTCAAGAGGTTTGAGCGAATGGCCTTGGTGGGATTATGGTGCATTAATCTGGATCCGATTCTCAGGCCCTCTATGAAGAAAGTGTTACAAATGCTGGAAGGAACAGTGGAAGTTGAGATACCACCGCAG
- the LOC126689386 gene encoding G-type lectin S-receptor-like serine/threonine-protein kinase LECRK2 gives MAVTRILLWSFSFILALLCSSAQIQNSTTNLGSSITAGSDSSWKSPYGDFAFGFYPLVTNQYLVGIWFDKISEKTLVWSANRDDPAVKGSTIKLLLNGQLVLTHTNGTQLFICNHTSTKSASMKDDGNFVLRNSSSGIIWQSFDFPTDTILLGQTLVMGQKLHSNANGTVDYSTGQYQLEIQQLDGNILLSAFRFSGPAYWYSATVNNGNVSLVFSKATAFMYAIYVEKNSMAYKMTSKVPTPIEDYYHKATINDKGNFQQLAFFKRNGASKWDVVWEAITKPCTVDNICGVFGFCTTPDDKIANCTCLPGYSPLDPNTPSKGCYPNVVMDFCAPNSSALNFTIQTLNNADNPNHEFADLARIQQTDADNCKKEVMDDCFCVAAVFNSGNNVCYKKRMPLVNSRSNPTTNNMVVFIKVPVENHDLDPKDKKESPSSAVLLASFLSCSIFAVLFVAIAIYHHPLAQRYMRVQLQPPPKRKPVELNLKAYSFQDLREATNGFKNMLGQGAFGTVYSGVLTLEDEAVEVAVKKLDKVIERGEKEFLTEVQVIGLTHHRNLVRLLGYCNEQSHRLLVYELMKNGTLSNFLFGEGKRPSWESRAEIALGIARGLLYLHEECDTLIIHCDIKPQNVLLDNNFTAKIADFGLAKLLMKDQTRTNTNVRGTMGYIAPEWLKNAPVTTKVDVYSFGVMLLEIIYCRKHMELHPADESKDVEYTILTDWVLSCVRAANLEATLIHDSELLSDYKRFERMALVGVWCTCSNPTLRPSMKKVVQMLEGTVEVDVPPLIDAQMF, from the coding sequence ATGGCTGTTACTAGAATTCTGCTTTGgtcattttcattcattctcGCCTTACTTTGCTCAAGCGCTCAGATACAGAACAGTACAACAAACCTGGGTTCTAGCATCACTGCGGGATCCGATTCTTCATGGAAATCACCCTATGGTGATTTTGCTTTTGGGTTCTACCCTCTTGTCACCAACCAGTACCTTGTTGGTATTTGGTTTGATAAAATCTCAGAGAAAACTCTGGTTTGGTCAGCAAATCGTGACGATCCAGCTGTTAAAGGATCAACCATCAAGTTATTACTCAATGGTCAACTtgtactcacacacacaaatggGACTCAACTTTTCATATGCAATCACACGTCTACAAAATCAGCTTCAATGAAAGATGATGGAAATTTTGTATTGCGAAACTCTTCCTCTGGAATCATTTGGCAGAGTTTTGATTTCCCAACAGACACCATTTTATTAGGCCAAACTTTGGTGATGGGCCAGAAGCTGCACTCCAATGCCAATGGCACAGTTGACTACTCCACTGGTCAATATCAGTTGGAGATTCAGCAACTTGATGGGAATATTCTGTTATCTGCGTTTCGTTTTAGTGGTCCGGCTTACTGGTACAGTGCTACTGTTAACAATGGCAATGTGAGCCTAGTTTTCAGCAAGGCCACAGCTTTCATGTATGCTATTTATgtagaaaaaaattcaatggcATACAAAATGACAAGCAAAGTGCCCACTCCTATTGAAGATTACTACCACAAAGCAACTATCAATGACAAAGGAAATTTCCAACAGTTAgccttttttaaaagaaatggaGCTAGCAAATGGGATGTTGTGTGGGAGGCTATTACTAAGCCTTGCACTGTGGATAATATTTGTGGGGTATTTGGCTTTTGCACTACACCAGATGATAAAATAGCCAATTGCACATGCTTGCCTGGTTATTCACCTTTGGATCCAAACACTCCTTCCAAAGGGTGTTATCCAAATGTAGTGATGGATTTTTGTGCACCAAATTCTTCGGCTTTGAATTTCACTATTCAAACACTCAATAATGCTGATAACCCAAATCATGAATTTGCAGATTTAGCTAGAATTCAACAAACAGATGCGGATAACTGCAAGAAGGAAGTGATGGATGATTGTTTTTGTGTGGCTGCTGTTTTTAACAGCGGTAATAATGTTTGTTATAAGAAAAGAATGCCTTTGGTGAATAGCAGAAGCAACCCTACCACTAATAATATGGTGGTGTTTATAAAAGTTCCAGTGGAGAATCACGATTTGGACCCCAAAGATAAAAAGGAGTCCCCATCCAGTGCTGTTCTGCTAGCAAGCTTTCTGTCATGTTCAATATTTGCAGTGCTATTTGTAGCCATCGCTATTTATCATCACCCTTTGGCTCAGCGTTATATGCGTGTTCAACTTCAGCCCCCTCCAAAAAGAAAGCCAGTGGAGCTAAACTTGAAGGCATATTCATTCCAAGATTTACGAGAAGCAACAAATGGATTCAAGAATATGCTAGGCCAAGGAGCATTTGGTACTGTCTACAGTGGGGTTTTAACCTTAGAAGATGAAGCGGTTGAGGTTGCTGTTAAAAAGTTGGACAAAGTGATTGAAAGAGGTGAAAAGGAATTCTTGACAGAAGTACAAGTAATTGGTTTGACACATCACAGGAATCTTGTGCGGTTGTTGGGTTATTGTAACGAGCAAAGTCACCGGCTTTTGGTTTATGAGCTAATGAAGAATGGGACTTTATCTAACTTCTTGTTTGGGGAAGGGAAAAGACCCAGCTGGGAAAGTAGAGCTGAAATTGCTCTTGGGATTGCAAGAGGTTTGTTATATTTGCATGAAGAGTGTGATACCCTGATCATCCATTGTGACATAAAGCCACAGAATGTTCTTCTTGACAACAATTTCACTGCAAAGATAGCAGATTTTGGCCTAGCAAAGCTACTGATGAAGGATCAAACTCGAACAAACACCAATGTAAGAGGAACAATGGGATATATCGCACCGGAATGGCTCAAGAATGCACCTGTAACTACCAAGGTGGATGTTTACAGCTTTGGGGTCATGTTGCTTGAGATTATCTATTGTAGAAAGCACATGGAATTGCATCCAGCTGATGAATCAAAGGATGTGGAGTACACAATTCTAACAGATTGGGTTTTGAGCTGTGTCAGAGCTGCGAACTTAGAAGCCACTTTGATTCATGATTCTGAACTTTTGAGTGATTACAAGAGGTTTGAGAGGATGGCTTTGGTAGGAGTATGGTGCACATGTTCTAATCCAACTCTACGTCCATCTATGAAGAAGGTTGTTCAGATGTTAGAAGGAACTGTTGAAGTTGATGTTCCACCTCTGATTGATGCgcaaatgttttaa